A part of Streptomyces sp. DSM 40750 genomic DNA contains:
- a CDS encoding GNAT family N-acetyltransferase, producing the protein MDVVSSSESCVPHGYVIRSVRAGEWREARELRLAALQDPVAHLAFLETYEDAVARSDAYWKERVEGAAEGVRGRQQFVAETRGDGWVGTVTVLVEEAGVRDFFGGIVERRQGHLVGVFLREGHRGKGVGETLFAVALEWARGVGVDRARLFVHEENGRAAAFYRRVGFAASGVTVEGDAGRELEYVLELA; encoded by the coding sequence ATGGATGTGGTGTCGAGTTCTGAGAGTTGCGTTCCCCATGGGTACGTGATCCGGTCCGTTCGTGCCGGTGAGTGGCGGGAGGCACGGGAGTTGCGGCTCGCGGCGCTTCAGGATCCGGTCGCGCATCTCGCCTTTCTGGAGACGTATGAAGATGCCGTGGCCCGGTCGGACGCGTACTGGAAGGAACGGGTCGAGGGGGCCGCGGAGGGGGTTCGGGGGCGACAACAGTTCGTTGCGGAGACCAGGGGCGACGGGTGGGTCGGGACGGTGACCGTGCTCGTGGAGGAAGCCGGCGTGCGGGACTTCTTCGGGGGGATCGTCGAGCGGCGGCAGGGGCATCTGGTGGGGGTGTTCCTGCGCGAGGGGCATCGGGGGAAGGGCGTGGGCGAGACGTTGTTCGCGGTCGCGTTGGAGTGGGCTCGGGGGGTCGGGGTCGATCGGGCGCGGTTGTTCGTGCATGAGGAGAACGGGCGGGCTGCGGCCTTCTATCGGAGGGTCGGATTCGCGGCGAGTGGAGTGACCGTGGAGGGCGACGCGGGGCGGGAGTTGGAGTACGTGCTGGAGCTGGCGTAG
- a CDS encoding signal peptidase I — translation MDDSVYVGNAGKDAALDRGWLLGHFKADGDPRRSDEVEIKWGVHPRGDTRAQWVRGEERTALQVLISGRFRVDFPGRSVVLERQGDYVVWGRGVEHSWVAEEESVVLTVRWPSVPGYAVPQEDG, via the coding sequence ATGGACGACAGCGTGTATGTGGGCAATGCGGGCAAGGACGCGGCGCTGGACCGGGGCTGGCTGCTCGGGCACTTCAAGGCGGACGGTGATCCCCGTCGGAGTGACGAGGTGGAGATCAAGTGGGGTGTCCATCCACGGGGCGACACGCGCGCGCAGTGGGTCCGGGGTGAGGAACGGACCGCCCTGCAGGTGCTGATCAGCGGTCGCTTCCGTGTCGACTTTCCCGGCCGCAGCGTCGTACTGGAACGTCAGGGCGACTACGTCGTCTGGGGGCGCGGGGTGGAGCACTCCTGGGTCGCGGAGGAGGAGTCAGTGGTGCTGACCGTGCGGTGGCCGTCTGTTCCCGGGTACGCGGTGCCCCAGGAGGACGGGTAG
- a CDS encoding SCO6880 family protein, whose protein sequence is MSHPVTPRRTYLIGRARPNAIIGRNRESGEIALIIAGAFLGMMCGLLVPVLVPRIALLTGFPLLALAAVYVPYKRRTFYKWFEINRSYKRSLRSGTTYRSSVMEAGTRIDGREVEVGPPPGIGRITWLAAPFGPDEIAVLLHADRRTVTAAIEIEGPGVGLRDSEDQEALVDRFGTLLKHVANGDGFVTRLQMLARTLPADPDAHAKDVAQRGDERAPGWLQQSYDQLQSMVSTSSEQHRAYLVACMHYNRELAAEGHAMARAARPQGRKMDKDAGLAVVMARELTDICSRLQEADIRVRQPLGQGRLASLIHSMYDPDHPIDHIQAMTRRNAWPAELDAMEPDYLQAKTRESSTRAPWCHATAWVKEWPMTPVGVNFLAPLLVHTPDVIRTVAVTMDLEPTEVAIERMLTEKTNDEAEASRAAKMNRTVDPRDVASHSRLDQRGEDLASGAAGVNLVGYITVSSRSPEALARDKRTIRASAGKSYLKLEWCDREHHRAFVNTLPFATGIRR, encoded by the coding sequence TTGTCCCATCCGGTCACGCCCCGCCGTACATATCTGATCGGCCGCGCCCGGCCGAACGCGATCATCGGCCGGAACCGCGAGTCCGGCGAGATCGCACTGATCATCGCGGGCGCGTTCCTCGGCATGATGTGCGGCCTCCTCGTCCCGGTGCTCGTCCCGCGTATCGCCCTGCTGACGGGCTTCCCGCTGCTGGCGCTGGCCGCGGTGTACGTGCCGTACAAGCGGCGGACGTTCTACAAGTGGTTCGAGATCAACCGCAGTTACAAGCGCAGCCTGCGCAGCGGCACGACGTACCGTTCCTCGGTCATGGAGGCCGGTACGCGCATCGACGGCCGTGAGGTGGAGGTCGGGCCCCCGCCGGGCATCGGCCGTATCACCTGGCTGGCCGCACCCTTCGGCCCGGACGAGATCGCCGTACTGCTGCACGCGGACCGCAGAACCGTCACCGCGGCCATCGAGATCGAGGGCCCGGGCGTCGGCCTGCGCGACTCCGAGGACCAGGAAGCCCTCGTCGACCGCTTCGGCACCCTCCTCAAGCACGTGGCCAACGGCGACGGCTTCGTCACCCGCCTGCAGATGCTCGCCCGCACGCTCCCCGCCGACCCGGACGCCCACGCCAAGGACGTCGCCCAGCGCGGCGACGAGCGCGCCCCGGGCTGGCTGCAGCAGTCGTACGACCAGCTCCAGTCCATGGTCTCCACGAGCAGCGAGCAGCACCGCGCGTATCTCGTCGCCTGTATGCACTACAACCGCGAACTGGCCGCCGAGGGGCACGCCATGGCCCGCGCGGCCCGCCCGCAGGGCCGGAAGATGGACAAGGACGCGGGCCTCGCGGTCGTCATGGCGCGTGAGCTGACGGACATCTGCTCGCGCCTCCAGGAGGCCGACATCCGCGTACGGCAGCCGCTGGGCCAGGGCCGCCTCGCCTCCCTCATCCACTCCATGTACGACCCGGACCACCCCATCGACCACATCCAGGCCATGACCAGGCGCAACGCCTGGCCGGCCGAGCTGGACGCGATGGAGCCGGACTACCTCCAGGCCAAGACCCGCGAGTCCTCCACCCGCGCCCCCTGGTGCCACGCCACCGCCTGGGTGAAGGAGTGGCCGATGACCCCGGTCGGCGTCAACTTCCTGGCGCCGCTCCTGGTCCACACCCCGGACGTCATCCGCACCGTCGCCGTCACGATGGACCTCGAACCCACCGAGGTCGCCATCGAGCGCATGCTGACCGAGAAGACGAACGACGAGGCGGAGGCGTCCCGCGCCGCCAAGATGAACCGCACCGTCGACCCCCGCGACGTGGCCTCCCACTCCCGCCTGGACCAGCGCGGCGAGGACCTCGCGAGCGGCGCGGCCGGCGTCAACCTCGTCGGCTACATCACCGTCTCCTCCCGCTCCCCGGAGGCACTGGCACGCGACAAGCGGACGATAAGGGCCTCGGCCGGCAAGTCGTATCTGAAGCTGGAGTGGTGCGACCGCGAGCACCACCGCGCCTTCGTCAACACGCTCCCGTTCGCCACCGGAATCCGAAGGTAG
- a CDS encoding MFS transporter has protein sequence MGAAMRRIHVGNALGAFGLGFTVPYLYVYVAQVRDLGAMTAGLVLAVFAVAALVVLPFAGRAIVRRGPLPVLLTALVTAAVGSLSLGLAAGATTVLLSAAALGAGQAVTQPALATMIVDCSSSENRSRAFATQFFLQNLGLGVGGLIGGHLVDPSRAGSFTLLFSIQAAMFLLLVGVMATVRTPRAPKVEGVPAGAKAEGSWKRLLGNRAMVQLCVLGFVLFFACYGQFESGLSAYGVEAAGISTSALGTALAANTAVIVVAQFAVLRFVERRRRSRVIASVGLIWAVAWGVAGFAGLGQVSQSMATAAFVSTYALFGLGEAMLSPTVAPLVADLAPEGMAGQYNSAFALVKQLALAVGPVVGGPMGASLHALYVVVFLLFSLGIVVLAIRLGRELTAVQDQPALVRSRVVARGGVPSDSAVVQA, from the coding sequence ATGGGCGCAGCGATGCGTCGGATTCATGTGGGCAACGCGCTCGGCGCGTTCGGACTCGGCTTCACCGTCCCGTATCTGTACGTCTATGTGGCGCAGGTCCGGGATCTCGGTGCGATGACGGCGGGGCTCGTGCTCGCGGTCTTCGCCGTGGCCGCGCTGGTGGTGCTGCCGTTCGCCGGGCGGGCCATAGTCCGGCGCGGGCCGCTTCCGGTGCTGCTCACCGCCCTGGTCACCGCCGCCGTCGGGTCGCTGAGCCTGGGGCTGGCGGCCGGTGCGACGACCGTGTTGCTGTCCGCGGCGGCGCTCGGTGCCGGGCAGGCCGTGACGCAGCCGGCGCTCGCCACGATGATCGTCGACTGTTCGAGTTCGGAGAACCGGTCTCGGGCCTTCGCCACGCAGTTCTTTCTGCAGAACCTCGGGCTCGGGGTCGGTGGGCTGATAGGCGGGCATCTCGTCGATCCCTCGCGGGCCGGATCCTTCACCTTGTTGTTCTCCATCCAGGCAGCGATGTTCCTGCTGCTCGTGGGTGTGATGGCGACCGTGCGGACGCCCCGGGCGCCGAAGGTCGAGGGCGTGCCGGCGGGGGCGAAGGCCGAGGGGAGCTGGAAGCGGCTGCTCGGCAACCGGGCCATGGTGCAGCTGTGTGTGCTCGGGTTCGTGTTGTTCTTCGCCTGCTACGGGCAGTTCGAGTCGGGGCTCAGTGCGTACGGGGTCGAGGCGGCCGGGATATCGACGTCCGCGCTCGGGACGGCGCTGGCCGCCAACACCGCGGTGATCGTGGTCGCGCAGTTCGCCGTGCTGCGGTTCGTGGAGCGGCGTCGGCGGTCGCGGGTGATCGCGAGTGTGGGTCTCATATGGGCCGTGGCCTGGGGTGTGGCCGGGTTCGCGGGGCTCGGGCAGGTGAGTCAGAGCATGGCGACGGCGGCGTTCGTGTCGACGTATGCGTTGTTCGGGCTGGGGGAGGCGATGTTGTCGCCGACGGTTGCTCCGCTGGTGGCGGATCTTGCGCCGGAGGGGATGGCTGGGCAGTACAACTCTGCGTTCGCGCTGGTGAAGCAGCTTGCGTTGGCTGTGGGGCCGGTGGTGGGCGGGCCCATGGGGGCGTCGTTGCATGCGTTGTACGTGGTGGTGTTTCTGCTGTTCTCCCTCGGGATCGTCGTTCTGGCGATTCGGCTGGGGCGGGAGCTCACGGCCGTTCAGGATCAGCCGGCGTTGGTGAGGAGTCGGGTCGTGGCTCGGGGTGGGGTGCCCTCGGACTCCGCCGTGGTGCAGGCCTGA
- a CDS encoding type VI secretion protein: MRPDDRRPEQGGGGIPDGLLIALLSFLVGMTLLVWSATGLAGLFAHGAWPDGVTFTRTPLAVRSLISAPQDLPGAWPDTPTDQLSGYGLFWGLLISQLMVLLVLTVFVMGTLARWRAVRAREKATRAQGKGWTAAGAPTESPGRAAPHTGGYAPNTSPATASAPGEPASPLPPHTGGYGQYGATTAASAAGAPGTPAAPAPPVAGSQSGSLAPPAGFPATPSTPVPEPRDGATSAPFAAVAGPASTAPLPTATGTEPGAPLTRPGATEPSPALFTTGGTKMGGWAGAPPSVILGPAESRRPAAAQAVRDAEGPALVVTSDPTLWSDTKDARAKLGPVLLYDPAHRCDTPARLHWSPITGCEDRPTAAARATALLAPIRPTAKIDQAMADTAETLLRSYLHAAAIDTRTIRHLHRWAQGSNVQEAVRTLRTNPKAAPGAAGELESALTSHPERRDIAQELTARALSALSTVNVRESCTPNRADSLTLDSFVHEGGTLYVVGDPIEDPKANPAAMPLLTALASSVVERGRRMAERSSSGRLDPPLTLVLDDVAAVAPLPQLPGLLTTGPDQGLPTLALLRSREQARSRWPNHELPLP; this comes from the coding sequence ATGAGACCGGACGACCGGCGCCCCGAGCAGGGCGGAGGCGGCATCCCCGACGGGCTGCTGATCGCCCTCCTCAGCTTCCTGGTGGGCATGACCCTGCTGGTCTGGTCGGCCACCGGCCTGGCCGGCCTCTTCGCCCACGGCGCCTGGCCCGACGGCGTCACCTTCACCCGTACACCCCTGGCCGTACGCAGCCTGATCTCCGCCCCCCAGGACCTCCCCGGCGCCTGGCCGGACACCCCCACCGACCAACTCTCCGGCTACGGCCTCTTCTGGGGCCTCCTCATCAGCCAGCTCATGGTCCTCCTCGTCCTCACCGTCTTCGTGATGGGCACACTGGCCCGCTGGAGGGCCGTACGAGCACGGGAGAAAGCGACCCGGGCACAGGGGAAGGGCTGGACCGCGGCTGGTGCGCCGACCGAGTCCCCCGGCCGCGCCGCACCGCACACAGGCGGTTACGCCCCCAACACGAGTCCGGCCACCGCCTCGGCCCCCGGAGAGCCGGCATCCCCTCTCCCGCCGCACACCGGAGGCTACGGCCAGTACGGGGCTACGACCGCTGCCTCGGCAGCCGGGGCACCGGGAACGCCGGCCGCTCCCGCCCCGCCGGTCGCCGGATCCCAAAGCGGCAGTCTCGCTCCCCCCGCCGGGTTCCCTGCCACGCCCTCCACGCCGGTCCCCGAGCCGCGTGACGGCGCCACGTCCGCTCCGTTCGCGGCGGTGGCCGGCCCCGCCTCCACCGCTCCGCTGCCGACCGCGACCGGTACGGAACCCGGCGCTCCCCTCACCCGGCCCGGAGCCACAGAGCCCTCACCGGCTCTCTTCACAACTGGCGGCACAAAGATGGGCGGTTGGGCAGGTGCGCCCCCGTCGGTGATCCTCGGCCCCGCCGAATCCCGTCGCCCCGCCGCCGCCCAAGCCGTACGCGACGCCGAAGGCCCCGCCCTCGTGGTCACCTCCGACCCCACCCTCTGGTCGGACACGAAGGACGCCCGCGCGAAGCTGGGCCCGGTCCTCCTCTACGACCCCGCGCACCGCTGCGACACCCCGGCCCGCCTCCACTGGTCCCCCATCACCGGCTGCGAGGACAGGCCGACGGCGGCGGCCAGAGCGACCGCCCTCCTCGCCCCCATCCGCCCCACGGCAAAGATCGACCAGGCGATGGCGGACACGGCGGAAACGCTCCTCCGCAGCTACCTCCACGCCGCCGCCATAGACACCCGCACGATCCGCCACCTGCACCGCTGGGCCCAGGGCAGCAACGTCCAGGAAGCGGTGCGCACACTCCGTACGAACCCGAAGGCGGCCCCCGGCGCGGCGGGCGAACTGGAGTCGGCCCTCACCTCGCACCCCGAACGCCGAGACATCGCACAGGAGTTGACCGCCCGGGCCCTCTCCGCACTCTCCACGGTCAACGTCCGCGAATCCTGCACCCCGAACCGAGCGGACTCCCTGACCCTGGATTCCTTCGTACACGAGGGGGGAACGCTCTATGTGGTCGGCGACCCCATCGAGGACCCGAAGGCGAACCCTGCCGCCATGCCGCTCCTGACGGCCCTCGCCTCAAGCGTGGTCGAGCGCGGCCGGCGCATGGCCGAACGGTCATCCTCCGGCCGCCTCGACCCACCACTCACCCTGGTCCTGGACGACGTGGCAGCCGTGGCCCCGCTCCCCCAGCTCCCCGGCCTCCTGACCACCGGCCCCGACCAGGGCCTGCCCACCCTGGCCCTTCTCCGCTCCCGGGAACAGGCCAGATCCCGCTGGCCGAACCACGAACTCCCGCTGCCGTAA
- a CDS encoding energy-coupling factor transporter transmembrane protein EcfT: MPGRSHNVLKVAAVLTAVQTTAVLLATKAAAAPTPSPSPSDDRCDLIVGPAKDYCERGADEKGDTSTLPNDVTTTLDPLSSLAQGCADAASWTVDKLSEAVNETADVDFTNMTFLKQYAVVFAASAILTLILWLLAVTKRAVRGVPFTTAISEAIGFLWLTVLASAFTPLILYTVVSATDGVSDVIAQTTGNQTDTFFGTFSEALKQGNDIGGGPIMLILVSLISIVAAGVLYMELFLRAVLLYVGALLGVVVYAGLVDKDLWGHVRRWAGIMIAIILVKPVIVIVLGLAGALTTEEGPDSLAAIVSGLAIILLAIFASAMIYRFVPGFGDEIANSRNNRIMRGAEGKAAAVISSPATLVAQGIKTHSSRADNNGGGGGSSTPRASNPASGGVAAHSSRNANGGGGTVPSAAPPPRTSPVNTPHAGNTRNSNRTGGEGR, translated from the coding sequence ATGCCCGGTAGGTCACACAACGTACTCAAGGTCGCCGCCGTCCTCACAGCCGTACAGACCACGGCCGTCCTGCTGGCCACCAAAGCAGCGGCGGCGCCCACGCCTTCGCCCTCTCCCTCCGACGACCGCTGCGACCTCATCGTTGGCCCCGCCAAGGACTACTGCGAACGGGGAGCGGACGAAAAGGGCGACACCAGCACCCTCCCCAACGACGTAACCACCACCCTCGACCCCCTCTCCTCCCTCGCCCAAGGCTGCGCCGACGCCGCCTCCTGGACCGTCGACAAGCTGTCCGAGGCCGTCAACGAGACCGCGGACGTCGACTTCACGAACATGACGTTCCTGAAGCAGTACGCGGTCGTCTTCGCGGCCTCGGCGATCCTCACGCTCATCCTCTGGCTGCTCGCGGTGACGAAGCGAGCCGTACGGGGCGTGCCGTTCACGACCGCGATCTCGGAGGCCATCGGCTTCCTCTGGCTCACCGTGCTGGCGTCCGCCTTCACCCCGCTGATCCTCTACACCGTCGTCTCGGCGACCGACGGGGTCAGCGACGTCATCGCCCAGACGACCGGCAACCAGACGGACACTTTCTTCGGCACGTTCTCCGAGGCCCTGAAGCAGGGCAACGACATCGGCGGCGGCCCGATCATGCTGATCCTGGTGTCGCTGATCTCCATCGTCGCCGCAGGCGTGCTCTACATGGAGCTGTTCCTGAGGGCCGTCCTCCTCTACGTCGGCGCACTCCTCGGCGTCGTGGTCTACGCCGGCCTCGTCGACAAGGACCTGTGGGGCCATGTCCGACGCTGGGCGGGGATCATGATCGCGATCATCCTCGTGAAGCCCGTCATCGTCATCGTGCTCGGCCTCGCCGGCGCACTGACCACGGAGGAAGGCCCCGACTCCCTCGCCGCGATCGTCTCCGGCCTCGCCATCATCCTGCTCGCCATCTTCGCCTCGGCGATGATCTACCGCTTCGTCCCGGGCTTCGGCGACGAGATCGCCAACTCCCGCAACAACCGCATCATGCGTGGCGCCGAAGGCAAGGCCGCGGCCGTGATCAGTTCCCCGGCCACCCTCGTCGCCCAGGGCATCAAGACGCACAGCTCCCGGGCGGACAACAACGGCGGCGGAGGCGGAAGCAGCACCCCCCGCGCGTCCAACCCCGCATCCGGCGGCGTGGCCGCCCACAGCTCGCGCAACGCGAACGGAGGCGGCGGAACCGTCCCCTCCGCCGCACCCCCGCCCCGTACGAGCCCGGTCAACACCCCCCACGCCGGCAACACCCGCAACAGCAATCGCACGGGAGGTGAAGGGCGTTGA
- a CDS encoding MarR family winged helix-turn-helix transcriptional regulator produces MGDTPGTSGSAEPTLEEQIAAYQREFQDLDPQVEKIVSALSRLNRRMNVAYGRQTSALGISNAEWEVLKALVLSGPPYRMGPSELAKRLGLTPAAMTHRIDRMVAEGLVTRERDENNRVRVIVELTPEGREKWLEAMRLASVFEEDLLQDLSPLERTVLGEVLTRLLRRVEHAQPDAGGRLTDLD; encoded by the coding sequence ATGGGCGACACCCCAGGCACCTCCGGCAGCGCCGAGCCGACACTCGAAGAGCAGATCGCCGCCTACCAGCGCGAGTTCCAGGACCTCGACCCCCAGGTCGAGAAGATCGTCTCGGCGCTCTCCCGCCTCAACCGCCGTATGAACGTCGCCTACGGCCGCCAGACCTCGGCGCTCGGCATCAGCAACGCCGAGTGGGAGGTCCTCAAGGCCCTCGTCCTCTCCGGGCCCCCGTACCGCATGGGCCCGAGCGAGCTCGCCAAGCGGCTCGGCCTCACCCCGGCCGCCATGACGCACCGCATCGACCGGATGGTCGCCGAGGGCCTGGTGACGAGGGAGCGCGACGAGAACAACCGCGTACGCGTCATCGTCGAGCTCACCCCCGAGGGCCGCGAGAAGTGGCTGGAGGCCATGCGCCTCGCCTCGGTCTTCGAAGAGGACCTCCTCCAGGACCTCTCACCCCTGGAACGCACCGTCCTGGGCGAGGTCCTGACCCGGCTCCTCCGCCGCGTCGAGCACGCCCAGCCGGACGCCGGCGGCCGGCTCACCGACCTGGACTGA
- a CDS encoding ATP-binding protein, giving the protein MRDPLSALTEAFTSFLFGKVETTRLPVRTSTGQAQAVYLPTAAPGLGDSGVIIGREVYSGKGYIYDPFQLYGQQLPAPHWLVLGESGNGKSALEKTYVLRQLRFRDRQVVVLDAQGEDGVGEWNLIAQELGITPIRLDPTAALDMGIRLNPLDPSITTTGQLALLRTIIEVAMGHGLDERSGFALKVAHAYVNETIVERQPVLTDIVEQLRHPEPESAEAMNVAIDDVRAWGLDVALVLDRLVDGDLRGMFDGPTTVGIDLDAPLIVFDLSHIDRNSIAMPILMAIVGVWLEHTWIRPDRKKRIFLVEEAWHIINSPFVAQLFQRLLKFGRRLGLSFVAVVHHLSDVIDGAAAKEAAAILKMASTRTIYAQKADEARATGRVLGLPRWAVEIIPTLTPGIAVWDVNGNVQVVKHLITETERPLVFTDRAMTESSADHLLDEDDALRAAELEAEERAAAFMEQRLSEVDGYGSSESTVA; this is encoded by the coding sequence ATGCGCGACCCGCTCTCCGCCCTCACGGAAGCCTTCACGTCCTTCCTCTTCGGCAAGGTCGAGACAACCCGCCTCCCGGTGCGCACCTCCACCGGCCAGGCCCAGGCGGTCTACCTCCCGACCGCCGCCCCCGGCCTCGGCGACTCCGGCGTGATCATCGGCCGCGAGGTCTACTCCGGCAAGGGCTACATCTACGACCCCTTCCAGCTCTACGGCCAACAGCTCCCCGCCCCGCACTGGCTCGTCCTCGGCGAGTCCGGCAACGGCAAGTCGGCCCTGGAGAAGACGTACGTCCTGCGCCAGCTGCGCTTCCGCGACCGCCAGGTCGTCGTCCTCGACGCCCAGGGCGAGGACGGCGTCGGTGAATGGAACCTCATCGCGCAGGAGCTGGGAATAACTCCCATCCGCCTGGACCCGACGGCCGCCCTGGACATGGGCATCCGCCTCAACCCCCTCGACCCCTCGATCACGACGACGGGCCAGCTCGCGCTGCTCCGCACGATCATCGAGGTCGCGATGGGCCACGGCCTGGACGAGCGCTCCGGCTTCGCCCTCAAGGTCGCCCACGCGTACGTCAACGAGACCATCGTCGAACGTCAGCCGGTCCTCACCGACATCGTCGAGCAACTCCGCCACCCCGAGCCGGAGTCCGCGGAGGCGATGAACGTCGCCATAGACGACGTACGGGCGTGGGGCCTGGACGTGGCACTGGTCCTGGACCGCCTGGTCGACGGTGACCTCAGGGGCATGTTCGACGGGCCCACGACGGTCGGCATCGACCTAGACGCGCCCCTGATCGTCTTCGACCTGTCCCACATCGACCGCAACTCCATCGCCATGCCCATCCTCATGGCGATCGTCGGCGTATGGCTGGAGCACACCTGGATCCGCCCCGACCGGAAGAAGCGCATCTTCCTGGTCGAGGAGGCCTGGCACATCATCAACAGCCCCTTCGTCGCCCAGCTCTTCCAGCGCCTGCTGAAGTTCGGCCGACGGCTCGGTCTGTCCTTCGTCGCGGTCGTCCACCACCTGTCGGACGTCATCGACGGCGCGGCGGCGAAGGAAGCGGCCGCGATCCTGAAGATGGCGTCGACAAGGACGATCTACGCCCAAAAGGCGGACGAAGCACGAGCGACAGGCCGCGTACTGGGCCTGCCACGCTGGGCGGTGGAGATCATCCCCACCCTCACCCCCGGCATCGCCGTCTGGGACGTCAACGGCAATGTGCAGGTGGTCAAACACCTGATCACCGAGACCGAACGCCCCCTGGTCTTCACCGACCGCGCGATGACCGAGTCGTCCGCCGACCACCTGCTGGACGAGGACGACGCACTGCGCGCCGCCGAGCTGGAGGCGGAGGAACGGGCGGCCGCGTTCATGGAACAGCGACTGAGCGAGGTCGACGGCTACGGCTCCTCCGAGTCCACGGTGGCCTGA
- a CDS encoding ATP-binding SpoIIE family protein phosphatase, whose translation MNFTRWSARLPGTQRRAAARTEHTVVPDRRGEGSVPAARAERQTDDPPDDTPTVPAVDDLPTREILDRIPALVALVHGPDHRTAYVNDAYVAAFGVRPLGEPAREALPELDTLGLLPLLDQVLRSSRPRTVKSRKAPSGRSYTITCTPVDVPSGAEQSDGGVLIFAADVTDHAEAAERLRASERRQRETAVTLQRSLLPQELEQPDDLRIAAVYHPGGTETAVGGDWYDVITLGGGRTALVIGDVMGRGVRAAAVMGQLRTAVRAYARLDLPPHEVLQLLDGLATEIDPNQIATCVYAVHDPNEGRLVYASAGHLPILVRDESGTVVRADEPTGPPLGTGGWTHSSGSIPLGPGSTAVFYTDGLVERRNEDLDEGIAALERALAGATGNPQVVCDRLVRSTGVTADHDDDVAVLVLQHPARTGSDSELFRNAALELLGGVEAAPRARAFASGVLTSWRFPPDLHDLGVLAASELVANSLQHGIPPMRLRLRRTDRRLIVEVTDGNDHLPRRRRADPADESGRGIAIIATIASNWGSRRAPGGGKSVWCEFALPRPTP comes from the coding sequence GTGAACTTCACGCGCTGGAGCGCCCGGCTCCCCGGTACGCAGCGCCGCGCCGCAGCGCGGACCGAACACACGGTCGTCCCGGACCGGCGGGGGGAGGGCTCCGTGCCCGCGGCCCGCGCCGAGCGGCAGACCGACGACCCCCCGGACGACACACCGACCGTGCCCGCCGTCGACGACCTCCCCACTCGCGAGATCCTCGACCGCATCCCGGCCCTCGTCGCCCTCGTACACGGCCCCGACCACCGCACGGCGTACGTCAACGACGCCTATGTCGCGGCCTTCGGCGTACGCCCGCTCGGCGAACCCGCCCGCGAGGCCCTGCCCGAGCTGGACACTCTCGGCCTTCTCCCGCTCCTCGACCAGGTCCTGCGCAGCTCCAGACCCCGCACGGTCAAGTCCCGCAAGGCCCCCAGCGGCCGCAGCTACACGATCACCTGCACCCCTGTCGACGTACCGAGCGGCGCCGAGCAGAGCGACGGCGGCGTACTGATCTTCGCCGCCGACGTCACCGACCACGCCGAGGCCGCCGAGCGCCTCCGCGCCAGCGAGCGCCGCCAGCGCGAAACCGCCGTCACCCTCCAGCGCTCCCTCCTCCCACAGGAACTGGAACAGCCCGACGACCTGCGCATCGCCGCCGTCTACCACCCCGGCGGCACCGAAACCGCCGTCGGCGGCGACTGGTACGACGTCATCACCCTCGGTGGCGGCCGCACGGCCCTCGTCATCGGCGACGTCATGGGCCGAGGCGTCCGCGCGGCCGCGGTCATGGGCCAACTCCGTACGGCCGTCCGCGCCTACGCCCGCCTCGACCTCCCCCCGCACGAGGTCCTGCAACTCCTCGACGGCCTTGCGACGGAGATCGACCCCAACCAGATCGCCACCTGCGTCTACGCCGTCCACGACCCCAACGAGGGCCGCCTGGTCTACGCCTCCGCCGGCCACCTCCCCATCCTCGTCCGCGACGAGAGCGGCACCGTCGTGCGTGCCGACGAACCGACCGGCCCCCCACTCGGCACCGGCGGCTGGACCCACTCCTCCGGCTCGATCCCCCTCGGCCCCGGCTCCACGGCCGTCTTCTACACGGACGGTCTGGTGGAACGCCGCAACGAGGACCTCGACGAGGGAATCGCGGCCCTGGAACGCGCCCTGGCCGGCGCCACGGGCAACCCCCAGGTCGTCTGTGACCGCCTGGTCCGCTCCACGGGAGTCACGGCCGACCACGACGACGACGTGGCCGTCCTCGTCCTCCAGCACCCCGCCCGCACGGGCTCCGACAGCGAACTCTTCCGCAACGCGGCCCTGGAACTCCTGGGCGGTGTGGAAGCTGCCCCCCGGGCCCGAGCCTTCGCCTCCGGCGTCCTCACGAGCTGGCGCTTCCCCCCGGACCTCCACGACCTGGGCGTCCTGGCGGCCAGCGAACTCGTCGCGAACTCCCTCCAGCACGGCATCCCACCCATGCGCCTACGCCTCCGGCGCACCGACCGCCGCCTCATCGTCGAGGTCACCGACGGCAACGACCACCTTCCCCGGCGCCGCCGAGCCGACCCCGCCGACGAGTCCGGCCGCGGCATCGCGATCATCGCCACCATCGCCTCCAACTGGGGCAGCCGCCGAGCCCCCGGCGGCGGCAAGTCGGTCTGGTGCGAGTTCGCCCTACCCCGCCCCACCCCATAA